A window from Bradysia coprophila strain Holo2 chromosome X unlocalized genomic scaffold, BU_Bcop_v1 contig_20, whole genome shotgun sequence encodes these proteins:
- the LOC119068571 gene encoding WW domain-binding protein 11: MGRRSINTTKSGKYMNPTDQARKEARKKELKKNKKQRQMVRAAVLKGKDPAQLIEEMEKIDEMEYNVYQPSPLNEKVLREKRKKLKETFDRVMRLYHNDDPELWAELKRKEVEYEKRRNKKVQYFESVKHAQTVQVDEIPLPQMTSETPANIYNMPGRIPLPSLPLPPFVLPPATAATKKPVELPKEPEKRPEVKKKEPPGCPPGPPPDLMEMREFDSDYESEEEEPKSKKLKSVRHEDAPIRKDDEKDEDLSVKQPTSLQQRMLAISGQNIDEFMKEMENVQKKKEQERAADLQERLSTLDKDKDSSDNSESESESESEAEKEESDEDEDEEDDDDDDVELPIVKETLPPIPQFPTTQQPIKLPSGPPPPPVGMPPAMMFRPPPLRPNMQPPMAIRMPPGPPPVRPGMPPMPRMGIRMPPGPPPGMPPNRMHHNNHHKPHTGPIGNILSAGPQLTKDTKGMTTITAKPQIRNLSADVTRFVPSTLRVKRDDNIKQQRRPKQYITEVKQPEASKTTTKDDAYMQFMREMQGLI; encoded by the exons aTGGGTCGCCGTTCAATCAACACCACTAAAAGTGGTAAATACATGAATCCAACCGATCAAGCAA GAAAGGAAGCACGTAAAAAGGAACtgaagaaaaacaagaaacaaCGGCAGATGGTGAGGGCAGCCGTGTTGAAAGGAAAAGACCCAGCACAATTGATTGAGGAAATGGAGAAAATCGATGAAATGG AATATAACGTCTACCAACCATCACCGCTCAACGAGAAAGTGTTACGCGAAAAGCGAAAGAAATTGAAGGAGACCTTTGATCGTGTGATGCGGCTATAC CACAACGATGATCCGGAACTGTGGGCCGAATTGAAGAGGAAAGAGGTGGAGTATGAAAAGCGCCGAAACAAGAAAGTTCAGTATTTCGAAAGCGTTAAGCATGCTCAGACCGTTCAAGTAGACGAAATTCCACTGCCTCAG ATGACGTCTGAAACGCCAGCCAACATCTACAATATGCCTGGACGAATACCCTTACCATCTTTACCGCTGCCTCCATTCGTCCTACCTCCTGCAACAGCAGCGACTAAAAAACCAGTTGAATTACCA AAAGAACCTGAAAAACGGCCAGAAGTTAAGAAAAAAGAACCACCCGGTTGTCCTCCAGGACCACCACCCGATCTGATGGAGATGCGCGAATTCGATTCAGACTACGAGTCCGAAGAAGAGGAACCTAAAtcgaaaaaactgaaatcagTTCGACATGAGGACGCACCTATTCGGAAGGATGATGAAAAAGATGAAGATCTTTCGGTGAAACAACCCACATCGCTGCAACAGCGTATGTTAGCCATATCGGGTCAGAACATTGATGAATTCATGAAGGAGATGGAAAATGTTCAGAAGAAAAAGGAACAAGAACGAGCGGCTGACCTTCAAGAGCGACTTTCGACGCTAGATAAAGATAAAGATTCGAGCGACAACAGTGAAT CTGAAAGTGAGTCGGAATCTGaagctgaaaaagaagaaagcgACGAGGACGAGGACGAAGAAGATGATGACGACGACGATGTCGAACTGCCGATTGTCAAAGAAACACTTCCACCAATTCCTCAGTTTCCCACCACACAGCAGCCAATCAAACTTCCAAGTGGTCCCCCACCTCCACCAGTTGGTATGCCTCCAGCCATGATGTTTCGACCGCCGCCACTTCGACCAAATATGCAACCTCCAATGGCCATACGTATGCCGCCAGGTCCTCCGCCAGTGCGACCAGGAATGCCTCCAATGCCACGAATGGGCATCAGAATGCCTCCTGGACCACCGCCAGGAATGCCTCCGAATCGAATGCATCATAACAATCATCACAAACCGCATACGGGACCGATTGGTAATATCCTGTCGGCTGGTCCACAATTGACAAAAGATACAAAGGGCATGACAACGATTACGGCGAAACCGCAGATTAG AAACTTAAGCGCAGATGTAACGCGATTCGTTCCGTCAACACTGAGAGTGAAGCGTGACGACAATATAAAACAACAGCGCAGGCCCAAGCAGTACATTACTGAAGTGAAACAACCAGAAGCATCGAAAACAACAACTAAAGACGATGCGTACATGCAATTTATGAGAGAAATGCAAGGTCTTATATGA
- the LOC119068584 gene encoding uncharacterized protein LOC119068584, with amino-acid sequence MRSCFVPNCDNLCKNMTKRMMFIPPKNQNQFNLWKSVLPNRRELKPTDRICERHFRPSDIYKTFDHIINGVLHQIDRGKPKLGPNAVPYLNLPADDSACTDTKHTASETLRKSKKQREIVKPIHSEVSTKTRRPIIKRLMKDSSNKKRAKDNTKCSKKQREGREIIDGCTFLENVNSTQVDHNDEQLNVEIQVTTCEFEDSKVESPSPCGKINERIGDVETLDELGYDCVDATLFDGIYEDIYEVTLPNTLWGIHRDPSRMYIVFSYFDATTCSTSKLVHVDSAMTTQIYIRGKSVRKWFNCSLSIEYLTNLVSEVDEYRICDKFDANGQCKVLAAERNLCTVCRLNKD; translated from the exons ATGAGAAGCTGCTTCGTACCGAATTGTGATAATCTGTGTAAGAATATGACAAAACGAATGATGTTCATACCGCCGAAG aatcaaaatcaattcaaccTCTGGAAATCTGTACTTCCAAATCGACGTGAATTGAAGCCAACCGACAGAATCTGTGAACGACACTTCCGTCCAAGCGATATTTATAAG ACCTTCGACCACATTATCAATGGAGTGCTGCATCAGATTGACAGAGGTAAGCCGAAACTGGGCCCAAATGCTGTGccatatttaaatttacctgCTGACGACAGTGCATGTACGGATACAAAACATACGGCCAGTGAAACGCTTAGGAAAAGTAAAAAGCAACGAGAAATCGTCAAACCCATACATTCAGAAGTGTCGACAAAAACAAGGCGACCGATTATCAAACGTCTGATGAAAGATTCAAGCAACAAGAAACGAGCCAAGGACAATACTAAGTGTAGCAAAAAACAACGTGAAGGGAGGGAAATCATCGATGGCTGCACATTCCTCGAAAACGTCAATTCGACACAGGTCGACCACAACGATGAACAATTGAATGTTGAAATACAAGTAACGACGTGTGAATTTGAGGACAGCAAAGTCGAATCACCATCGCCTTGCGGCAAAATTAACGAAAGGATTGGAGATGTAGAAACGTTGGATGAACTGGGCTACGATTGCGTGGACGCAACTCTATTTGATGGAATCTATGAAGACATTTATGAGGTAACTCTGCCGAACACGCTTTGGGGCATTCATCGAGACCCCAGCCGAATGTATATCGTTTTCTCATATTTCGACGCAACGACTTGTTCAACATCAAAACTGGTTCATGTGGACAGTGCCATGACCACACAAATTTATATTCGAGGGAAAAGTGTCAGAAAATGGTTCAATTGCAGTTTATCCATTGAATATTTGACGAATTTGGTGAGTGAGGTGGACGAATATCGAATCTGTGACAAGTTCGATGCAAACGGTCAATGTAAAGTTTTGGCTGCCGAACGAAATTTGTGTACGGTTTGTCGATTGAATAAAGATTGA
- the LOC119068570 gene encoding LIM domain-containing protein jub, protein MSNHSQSQPDPNYLLRLQNLRIDDSNRTRSMNIPSEPADLIETITRDGQQHINTRKYVPFDRNNIISASKFNNSKATDAFASAKQSVPLGSVYLGTNSPTHSLSGSSHSESPRASLIGGIGNHDARTAPLIYENIEYCTYTTPPLDNTYYGSFESTNRRAQPQVPTNGLQQSTGRYAHTPQPDPDPTPIYENLQSITGQRAQPQVTASRKTIQYGSDSIGGYVPPNIQTESPYRVMAPAIPVKRNNGSTAHSQGLNTTPKVQPMTARASVQQQSPRHNQIQVKPNIPDVKQKPAAYDYHLPPKYSSYLPSYEQKPQLTIPTNVSMNPNYIDDIGSDYVCMTANQKPPALVYAQKAVTTTIATSSSVGSPKHISSTAPTDASSHQQRQSQDIVLPSVSPTPSQISSESGSGKHKMLTKNLLPYNVTPPRPAGPTEAQLKVEELTRQLEEEMERNEEQGEYFGICHTCGDKVTGAGAACQAMGNLYHTNCFICCSCSRALRGKAFYNVHGKVYCEEDYMYSGFQQTAEKCAICNHLIMEMILQAMGKSYHPGCFRCCVCNECLDGVPFTVDVDNKIYCVNDYHSMFAPKCACCGTGITPVEGTEETVRVVSMDKDFHVDCYICEECGMQLTDESDKRCYPYEGRLMCRSCHLQKLAMQAPNSRVAEPVCATYQYMG, encoded by the exons ATGTCAAATCATTCCCAATCCCAACCGGATCCGAATTATTTACTGCGATTGCAAAACCTTCGCATCGATGACTCAAATCGTACAAGGTCAATGAACATACCCTCCGAACCAGCGGACCTTATCGAAACGATAACGAGAGACGGTCAACAGCACATAAACACACGCAAATATGTACCTTTCGACAGAAATAACATAATTTCGGcatcaaaattcaataattccaAAGCCACCGACGCATTTGCTTCGGCAAAACAGAGTGTACCGCTAGGATCGGTATACTTGGGCACAAATAGTCCAACCCATTCGCTAAGCGGTTCGTCGCATTCGGAAAGCCCGAGAGCCAGTTTAATTGGTGGTATTGGCAACCATGACGCAAGGACTGCACCGCTAATTTACGAGAACATTGAATATTGTACTTACACAACACCACCATTAGACAACACATATTATGGTAGTTTTGAGTCGACCAATCGGAGGGCACAGCCACAAGTACCTACAAATGGTTTGCAACAATCAACCGGTCGTTATGCCCATACGCCACAGCCCGATCCGGATCCAACGccaatttacgaaaatctgcaATCCATCACCGGACAACGAGCCCAGCCTCAAGTGACGGCATCAAGGAAAACGATCCAGTATGGCAGCGACAGTATCGGCGGGTATGTTCCACCAAACATTCAGACAGAGTCGCCATACCGAGTTATGGCACCCGCTATTCCAGTTAAAAGAAACAATGGTAGCACAGCACATTCCCAGGGTTTGAACACAACTCCGAAAGTACAACCAATGACTGCTCGTGCGTCTGTACAGCAGCAGTCCCCGCGACATAATCAAATTCAAGTAAAGCCAAACATTCCAGACGTTAAGCAAAAGCCCGCTGCTTACGATTATCATCTTCCGCCAAAGTATTCGTCATATTTGCCCTCATACGAACAGAAACCTCAGCTGACAATACCGACAAATGTCTCAATGAATCCGAATTACATTGATGACATCGGATCCGATTACGTTTGTATGACAGCTAATCAAAAACCACCAGCCCTCGTATACGCCCAGAAGGCGGTTACAACCACTATTGCAACATCTTCGTCTGTCGGAAGTCCAAAGCACATATCGTCCACAGCACCAACCGATGCATCATCCCATCAGCAGCGCCAGTCACAAGATATTGTTTTACCGTCAGTATCACCAACACCATCGCAAATTAGCTCGGAAAGTGGATCTGGAAAGC ACAAAATGTTGACGAAAAATCTGCTACCTTACAACGTAACGCCTCCTCGTCCTGCTGGTCCAACCGAAGCGCAATTAAAAGTCGAAGAATTGACGCGCCAGTTGGAAGAAGAAATGGAGCGGAACGAGGAACAAGGAGAGTATTTCG GTATTTGTCATACGTGTGGTGATAAAGTGACTGGTGCCGGTGCTGCTTGTCAGGCCATGGGTAATTTGTACCATACAAATTGCTTTATTTGCTGTTCGTGTTCCCGGGCGTTGAGAGGCAAGGCATTTTACAATGTGCACGGAAAAGTTTATTGCGAAGAAGATTATATG TATTCTGGATTTCAACAAACAGCCGAGAAGTGCGCAATCTGCAATCATTTGATTATGGAGATG attttacAAGCAATGGGCAAATCGTATCATCCGGGCTGTTTCCGCTGTTGTGTGTGCAATGAATGTTTGGATGGAGTTCCGTTCACTGTGGACGtcgacaataaaatttattgtgtcAACGACTATCACAGTATGTTTGCCCCCAAATGTGCTTGCTGTGGAACAG GAATAACTCCAGTTGAAGGTACCGAAGAAACGGTGCGCGTGGTGTCAATGGATAAAGACTTTCACGTCGATTGTTATATTTGCGAAGAGTGTGGCATGCAACTGACTGACGAATCGGATAAAAGATGTTATCCGTACGAGGGCCGATTAATGTGCCGTTCGTGTCATTTGCAAAAGCTTGCGATGCAAGCACCCAATAGTCGAGTTGCCGAACCAGTTTGCGCAACGTATCAATACATGGGTTAG
- the LOC119068597 gene encoding ADP-ribosylation factor-like protein 2-binding protein: MPDKTRIMQNFEEIKNENGHGTEYFNRVIGFVEDIVVSEDFQNMQRNFLEKHYQEFDDNEENKIIYTDIFKEYTALMEIYIIRNLNRQMNGSFQMEKFAQELQNMKPGLDGEIFELLFSLTDFLTFKDMILDFKASKIGHFDELASGIIVTRMDRKQVYNE, encoded by the exons ATGCCTGACAAAACAAGGATTAtgcaaaattttgaagaaattaaaaatgaaaatggtcaCGGCACTGAATACTTCAATCGAGTGATCGGGTTCGTTGAAGATATAGTCGTTAGCGAAGATTTTCaa AATATGCAGAGaaactttttggaaaaacattaCCAGGAATTCGATGAtaatgaagaaaacaaaatcatttacacCGACATATTTAAGGAGTACACGGCACTGATGGAAATCTACATTATACGCAATTTAAATCGTCAAATGAACGGGTCATTTCAGATGGAAAAATTTGCACAAGAATTGCA AAATATGAAGCCTGGCCTGGACggtgaaatatttgaattactATTTTCGTTGACTGATTTTCTTACATTCAAGGACATGATCCTTGATTTCAAAGCGTCGAAAATCGGTCACTTCGACGAATTAGCTAGTGGAATTATAGTAACGCGAATGGATCGAAAACAAGTGTACAATGAATGA